GTCATTCGCGACCGTGATGATTTTAAAAAATTGCTAAACGGAGGGTTTTGAAGATGCAAAAAAAATTCATAGCGTTGGGTTGTTTGGGAGTCCTGGTCATATTGGTTTTGTTCGTGGTTTTCGGCGTCATCGGGTCGTACAACGGCCTGGTCGCCCTGGACCAGCAGGCCCTCGCCCAATGGGGCCAGGTGGAAAACGTCTATCAGCGGCGGGCCGACCTGGTCCCCAACCTGGTGGAAACGGTCAAGGGCGCGGCCGCCTTTGAAAAGGATACCTTCACCGCCGTGACCGAAGCCCGCGCCAAGGTTGGGCAGGTCACCCTGGGCGGCGGAGCGAATCCGGCCGCCAACCCCGAAGCCTTTGCCAAGTTCCAGCAGGCCCAGGACGGACTGTCCTCGGCGCTGTCGCGGTTGATGGTCGTGGTGGAAAAATACCCCGACCTCAAGGCCACGCAGAATTTCCGCGACTTGCAGGTCCAGCTGGAAGGGACCGAGAACCGCATCGCGGTCGAACGGATGCGCTTCAATGAAACCGCCCAGGCTTTTAACACCAAAAGAATGAGTTTCCCCACCATGATCATTGCCAATTTCTTCGGCGACCGCTTCCGGGAAAAAGCTTATTTCAAAGCCCAGGCCGGGGCTGATACCGCGCCCAAGGTCAGTTTCAAGTAAGTGAAACTGCGGAAAATATTCCCCGCTTTCCTGGCCGGGGCGCTGCTGTTCCTGGCCTGCGGAACCGGCGCCAGGGGCGAAGTCGGCACGCCCATCCCGCCGGCCCCCAGCCGCTGGCTGACCGACGAAGCCAATTTTCTTTCGCCGGCCGCCGCCGCTGAATTCGACTCCCGGTTGGAGGACTACGAAAGGACGAGCGGCCACCAGTTGCTCGTCTATATCGGCAAAACCACCGGCGGCATCCCCATCGAGGACTGGGCGGTCAAGGCTTTCGAGGCCTGGAAGGTCGGCCGCCGTGGGCTTGACGACGGCCTGGTGCTGTTCATCATGGCCGACGATCATCGCATGCGCATCGAGGTGGGCTACGGCCTGGAAGGTCAGGTCCCCGACGCTTTGGCCGGTCGCGTGATCAACGACGAGATGGTGTCGCGGCTGCAGCAGGGGGACAACGATGGCGCCGTGCGCTCAAGCCTGGACCGCCTGGTCGCGATCATTGCCGGCGAAGGCGCCGCTGGCCAGGAAAGCCAACCCCAGGCGCCGGCCAAGCTGACCTGGATGCAGAAGATCATCGTCGGCATCATCATCATCGGTTTTTTGATCCTGCTGGTCACCAATCCTTCCCTGGCCTTGTACCTTTTGTTTTCGATCCTGTCGGGCGGACGCGGCGGCGGTGGCGGACGCGGCGGCGGTTGGTCCGGCGGCGGCGGGCGCTCGGGCGGCGGCGGCGCCTCCGGATCGTGGTAGGGAGGCAGCCATGAAATTCTTGAGCCAGCGCAAGTTGCTCCGGATCATCGACGACGACCGCATCAAGGCGGCCATCGTCGCGGCAGAGAAGCAGACCTCCGGCGAGATCCGCGTTTCGGTCTCGCGTTATTTCTGGGGCGACGTCCAGCGCACGGCCGCGAAAGCCTTCACCCGGCTGGGCATGCGCGCCACCCAGGACCGCAACGGCATCCTGTTCTTCGTCGTTCCCTCGCGCCGTTGCTTCGCCGTGATCGGCGACGACGGCATCCACCAGAAGGCCGGCCAGGAGTTCTGGCACCAGCTGGTCGACGCCATGTCCGAAGACTTCCGGGCGGGGAAGTTCAACGAGGGGCTGGAGGCCGGCATCGCCGAGTGCGGCCGCTTGCTCGCCGAGCATTTCCCCTTTCAGGGCGAGAAGGACGTTAACGAGCTCCCCGACGACATCGACCACGGGGAAAAGTAATAATGTGTAGGGGCGACCGGCCGGTCGCCCCTACAAAAAAAACAAAATAAATCAATTATATCTGTTATTTTATTCGGGCATAGGCGCTGGTTTTGCCCCTGCCCTTTAATTTGTTGATTTGTTGATAAATCGATGTTGACAAATAGTAAAAATTGCATTAGTATAATTATACGGATAATCGGGAGTAATATAATGATCGCTTACGCGCGCAACGAAATTTTCTCCGCCACCGAGGCGGCCAAGCGTTTCGGCGCCATCCTGGAGAAGCTCCAGGATCAGTCGCTGGAGCGCGCCGTGGTCTCCAAGAACAACCGCATCGAGGCGGTGATCCTGCCGGTCGAAGCCTACGAAACGATGAAAGAGATCACCGAATGGATCGAAGTGATGGACATCGCCGAAATGGTGGATAAGAGGAAGCGTTCGTCCAAGACCCACTCGCTGCGGGACGTGTTGAAGGAAAGCAAGATTGGCTACGAAGCGCTATGACGTCCTGCTGATCGATGAGGCCCGGGACGATTTCCGCCGCCTGGACCGTGGCCGGCAGATCCAGGTCGCCAAGCTTCTTAAACAGCTGGAAAGCAATCCCTACAAGGGCGAGCATCTGGGCAACAAGGCCGGCATCGATTTGACCGGGTATTACAAGCTGTATGCCGATAAAAAAAAGATCCGCATCGTCTACACAATCCTGGAAAGCGAAATAATTGTCAAGGTGATCGCCATCGGCCCGCGCCGGGAGATGATCGTCTATTACGAGGCATTCCGGCGCTTAAAAAAAGAAAAATAGGCAGCCATATCAATATCAGCTTTCAATCTAGGGGAAATGTCACGGAAAGAACTCGTCGTGGACGGCGCGCACGGCGCGGTCCAGGTCGCCGCGCTTGACCAGGAAATAGCAGGCGACGGGTGAGGCGCCGGCGGCGGCCATCTCGACGTTGATCTTCTCGCGGGCCACGGCGGTGAATATCCGTGCATAGATCCCCTCCTTTTCCATGATCTTCTCGCCGACCACCCCGACCAGGGCGAGATGCTCCTCGAGATCGATCCTTTCGATGACGCCGTTGGACTGCGCCTTGAGCCGCTGCAGGCTGCAGCGGGCGTCGGCGGGGTCGATCAGCAGGTTGATGCAGGTGTGCGAGGTCAGCACGGAATGGATGTTGATGTTAACGGCGGCCAGCTGCGAGCTGATCCCGGCGAGCAAGCCCGGCTTGGATCCGATGCCGGCGCCGTGGACACGGATGTTGGCCAGCTTCCGGTTGGTGGTGATGCTGGCCACGTCCTCCTCCCGGCCCGATCGCCCGGCGACGATCTCGCTGCCCGGGCTTTCCGGCCGTTTCAGGTTGCGGATGAACACCCGGGTTCTCGTCTTGGCCAGCGGCTCCACCGTGCGCGGGTGGAGGATCTGGGCGCCGAAATAGGAGAGTTCGGCCGCCTCGGCGAACGAGATGCGTTTGAGCTGGCGCGCCGTCTCGACCAGGGCCGGGTCGGCGCTCATGAAGCCGTCGACGTCCTTCCAGATCTCCAGGCGGTTGGCTTTGACGGCGTAGGCGACGGCGGCGGCGCTGTAGTCGGATCCATTCCGGCCCAGCAGCGTGATGGCGCCGTTGGCGCCGCGGCCGAAAAAGCCGCTGATGACCGGGAGAATGCCCTGCCGCAGCAGGGGAGCGACCTTGGCGCCCAGGATTTTCCGGGTGCGCTCGCGGTCGATGCTGGCGTTCTCGAAGTTGTCGTCGGTGCGGATGCCGGCCAGATGGGCGTCCAGGGCCCGGGCCTTGCGCCCCCGGCCCTCGAGCATGCCGGCCAGCAGCCGCGCCGCCAGCCGTTCGCCGTAGCTGAGCAGCCTGGCGCGGACCGCCGGGGTCAGGTCGCCGTGATAGGCGATGCCGGTCAGCAGCCGGCGCACCTGGGCCAGC
This DNA window, taken from Candidatus Aminicenantes bacterium, encodes the following:
- a CDS encoding LemA family protein, with amino-acid sequence MQKKFIALGCLGVLVILVLFVVFGVIGSYNGLVALDQQALAQWGQVENVYQRRADLVPNLVETVKGAAAFEKDTFTAVTEARAKVGQVTLGGGANPAANPEAFAKFQQAQDGLSSALSRLMVVVEKYPDLKATQNFRDLQVQLEGTENRIAVERMRFNETAQAFNTKRMSFPTMIIANFFGDRFREKAYFKAQAGADTAPKVSFK
- a CDS encoding TPM domain-containing protein — its product is MKLRKIFPAFLAGALLFLACGTGARGEVGTPIPPAPSRWLTDEANFLSPAAAAEFDSRLEDYERTSGHQLLVYIGKTTGGIPIEDWAVKAFEAWKVGRRGLDDGLVLFIMADDHRMRIEVGYGLEGQVPDALAGRVINDEMVSRLQQGDNDGAVRSSLDRLVAIIAGEGAAGQESQPQAPAKLTWMQKIIVGIIIIGFLILLVTNPSLALYLLFSILSGGRGGGGGRGGGWSGGGGRSGGGGASGSW
- a CDS encoding TPM domain-containing protein — protein: MKFLSQRKLLRIIDDDRIKAAIVAAEKQTSGEIRVSVSRYFWGDVQRTAAKAFTRLGMRATQDRNGILFFVVPSRRCFAVIGDDGIHQKAGQEFWHQLVDAMSEDFRAGKFNEGLEAGIAECGRLLAEHFPFQGEKDVNELPDDIDHGEK
- a CDS encoding type II toxin-antitoxin system RelE/ParE family toxin, producing MATKRYDVLLIDEARDDFRRLDRGRQIQVAKLLKQLESNPYKGEHLGNKAGIDLTGYYKLYADKKKIRIVYTILESEIIVKVIAIGPRREMIVYYEAFRRLKKEK
- a CDS encoding aspartate kinase — protein: MITVMKFGGGCLRDGDAFLKVGAIINGKKRAVVVVSAVSGVTEQLIVAIEKAKQSEKNIPGIMSSLAARHRAIVDDLCRPGRRKRRLLASLAAQLAQVRRLLTGIAYHGDLTPAVRARLLSYGERLAARLLAGMLEGRGRKARALDAHLAGIRTDDNFENASIDRERTRKILGAKVAPLLRQGILPVISGFFGRGANGAITLLGRNGSDYSAAAVAYAVKANRLEIWKDVDGFMSADPALVETARQLKRISFAEAAELSYFGAQILHPRTVEPLAKTRTRVFIRNLKRPESPGSEIVAGRSGREEDVASITTNRKLANIRVHGAGIGSKPGLLAGISSQLAAVNINIHSVLTSHTCINLLIDPADARCSLQRLKAQSNGVIERIDLEEHLALVGVVGEKIMEKEGIYARIFTAVAREKINVEMAAAGASPVACYFLVKRGDLDRAVRAVHDEFFP